Proteins encoded by one window of Deltaproteobacteria bacterium:
- a CDS encoding HAD family hydrolase, producing MKGIVFLDRDGTLIEETGYLRDPAAVRILPGAVEGLRRLAGKGYLLAVVSNQAGLARGKFTREEMDSVHRAFLSAFRKEGVAFDAWEYCPHHPEGVVPELRVACPCRKPGTAMAESILFRLGVPESCPRFMVGDKMSDIALGARIGARTVLVATGYGREEREKGERMGVAPDVFLPGMREAALWITGGGVRS from the coding sequence TTGAAAGGGATCGTCTTCCTGGACCGGGACGGGACGCTGATCGAGGAGACGGGGTACCTGCGCGACCCCGCCGCGGTCCGGATCCTGCCCGGTGCGGTGGAGGGGCTCCGGAGGCTCGCGGGGAAAGGGTATCTCCTCGCGGTGGTATCGAACCAGGCCGGACTCGCCCGGGGGAAATTCACCCGCGAGGAGATGGATTCCGTCCACCGGGCATTCCTTTCGGCGTTCCGCAAGGAGGGGGTCGCCTTCGACGCGTGGGAATACTGCCCGCACCACCCGGAGGGGGTGGTGCCGGAGCTGCGGGTGGCGTGCCCGTGCAGGAAACCCGGGACCGCGATGGCGGAGTCGATCCTTTTTCGCCTCGGGGTGCCGGAATCGTGCCCCCGGTTCATGGTCGGTGATAAAATGAGCGACATCGCGCTGGGCGCGCGGATCGGGGCGCGGACGGTCCTCGTGGCGACGGGGTACGGTCGCGAGGAGCGGGAGAAGGGGGAGCGGATGGGCGTCGCGCCGGATGTCTTCCTCCCGGGGATGCGGGAGGCGGCCTTGTGGATCACGGGCGGGGGCGTCCGGTCGTGA
- a CDS encoding DUF3108 domain-containing protein, which produces MSRRDGRGREGRLRRCRPLLLLPLLLAPGCFRGGRGIEGGPPPSPPATVRADAPDNASNSWIDLNPVVVRLAEPEADNAAVAVPAAPPPDVPGRIPPGAPAEAKEEPAVTDAAPPAAAEPSKETLPPEIGETPSAAHPVAKKPKPHPSTPPPPEAKGASPAAGPAWANGREELVYRVDFIGITMGYARFRYQGKVAVGGKVAYHLNVRAWTSGVLSYIYPVNETIDYYLDAETLAPLRQEFTQRAKLPDDVATYEQDTGKITYRYRRTGEVRKRVNAVPMVYDPVSAAYYFRWRDVGGDEKSRNVYAGRKVWQISARVLGKERIRTENGEMDTVVIRPVIRRDGKLEDKGDLKMWLSSDERRVPVRLYAKFRKIRDWTLVGELVPQREGG; this is translated from the coding sequence GTGAGCCGGCGCGACGGGAGGGGACGCGAGGGCCGTCTTCGCCGGTGCCGGCCGCTGCTGCTGCTTCCGCTGCTGCTCGCACCCGGCTGTTTCCGCGGTGGCCGGGGAATCGAGGGCGGACCGCCTCCATCGCCGCCCGCGACGGTCCGCGCGGACGCTCCGGACAATGCCTCGAACTCGTGGATCGATCTCAATCCCGTCGTGGTACGACTCGCGGAACCGGAGGCCGATAACGCCGCGGTAGCGGTGCCGGCTGCCCCTCCCCCCGATGTCCCGGGGAGGATCCCGCCCGGGGCCCCCGCCGAGGCGAAAGAGGAGCCGGCCGTCACCGACGCTGCGCCCCCCGCGGCGGCGGAACCGTCGAAGGAAACGCTCCCCCCGGAGATCGGGGAAACCCCGTCGGCGGCACACCCCGTCGCGAAAAAACCGAAACCGCACCCTTCGACGCCGCCACCGCCCGAGGCGAAGGGGGCTTCGCCGGCGGCCGGTCCGGCCTGGGCGAACGGGAGGGAGGAGCTCGTCTACCGGGTCGACTTCATCGGGATCACGATGGGGTACGCCCGCTTCCGCTACCAAGGAAAGGTCGCGGTCGGGGGCAAGGTCGCCTACCACCTGAACGTCCGCGCGTGGACGTCGGGGGTTCTGTCGTACATCTACCCCGTGAACGAGACCATCGACTACTACCTCGACGCCGAAACGCTCGCGCCTCTCCGGCAGGAGTTCACCCAGCGGGCGAAGCTGCCGGACGACGTCGCCACATACGAGCAGGACACGGGGAAGATCACGTACCGGTACCGCCGGACCGGGGAGGTTCGCAAGCGCGTCAACGCCGTCCCGATGGTGTACGACCCGGTGAGCGCCGCCTACTACTTCCGTTGGCGCGATGTGGGAGGGGACGAGAAGTCGAGGAACGTCTACGCGGGACGAAAGGTGTGGCAGATCTCCGCGCGGGTGCTCGGCAAGGAGCGGATTCGCACGGAAAACGGCGAAATGGACACCGTCGTCATCCGGCCGGTGATCCGCCGGGACGGGAAGCTGGAGGACAAGGGGGACCTGAAGATGTGGCTCTCCAGCGACGAACGACGCGTCCCGGTCCGGCTCTACGCGAAGTTCCGGAAAATCCGGGACTGGACGCTGGTCGGGGAACTGGTTCCGCAACGGGAGGGAGGGTAG
- a CDS encoding Trm112 family protein produces the protein MDKELLEILACPKCKGELVLTADESELRCATCRLSYRIDDGIPILLIDEATAYE, from the coding sequence ATGGACAAGGAGCTGCTGGAGATCCTTGCGTGCCCGAAGTGCAAGGGGGAGCTCGTCCTCACCGCCGACGAATCGGAGCTGCGGTGCGCGACGTGCCGTCTCTCGTACCGGATCGACGACGGCATCCCCATCCTGCTGATCGACGAGGCGACCGCGTATGAATGA
- the rfaE1 gene encoding D-glycero-beta-D-manno-heptose-7-phosphate kinase — MNDVSPLSRAAGLIARFPKCRVLVVGDVMLDEYVFGTVGRISPEAPVPVVAVTRDARIPGGAANVALNLSGLRVGVELAGLVGDDAAGRDVARMLRRRRVGVSALVPEPDRQTTVKTRVIAHSQQVVRVDRERNTPPSRKTCEALRKKVMGMLPRVQGVVFSDYRKGALSEDLVREVTDAARKAGLFVAVDPKRNDFAFYRGCTLITPNKGEAQAALGGRELRSDLEVWEAGRELLRRSRSAAILITRGEEGMTLVERGRNACFHVPAFAREVFDVTGAGDTVIGTLASCLAAGASMREAAVLANVAASVVVGEVGTSPITAEKLLRAVRARALDPDVGKR, encoded by the coding sequence ATGAATGACGTTTCCCCCCTGTCCCGTGCCGCCGGGCTGATCGCCCGGTTCCCGAAGTGCCGCGTGCTCGTGGTGGGCGACGTCATGCTCGACGAGTACGTGTTCGGGACGGTGGGAAGGATCTCGCCGGAGGCGCCCGTACCCGTGGTGGCGGTCACGCGCGACGCGCGGATTCCCGGAGGGGCGGCGAACGTGGCGTTGAACCTGTCGGGACTCCGTGTCGGGGTGGAGCTGGCGGGCCTCGTGGGCGATGATGCGGCGGGGAGGGACGTGGCGCGGATGCTCCGCCGCCGGCGGGTCGGCGTTTCCGCGCTCGTGCCGGAACCCGACCGCCAGACCACGGTGAAGACGCGGGTGATCGCGCACAGCCAGCAGGTGGTGCGGGTCGACCGGGAACGGAACACCCCTCCCTCCCGAAAGACGTGCGAGGCGCTCCGGAAGAAGGTGATGGGGATGCTCCCGCGGGTGCAGGGGGTGGTTTTTTCGGATTATCGGAAGGGGGCGCTGTCCGAGGATCTGGTCCGCGAGGTCACGGACGCCGCCCGGAAGGCGGGCCTGTTCGTGGCGGTGGATCCGAAGCGGAACGACTTCGCGTTCTATCGCGGCTGCACGCTGATCACCCCGAACAAGGGAGAGGCGCAGGCGGCCCTCGGGGGACGCGAGCTTCGATCCGACCTCGAGGTGTGGGAGGCGGGAAGGGAGCTGCTTCGCAGGAGCCGCTCCGCGGCGATCCTCATCACGCGCGGGGAGGAGGGGATGACCCTCGTCGAGCGCGGCAGGAACGCCTGCTTCCACGTCCCCGCGTTCGCGCGGGAGGTGTTCGACGTGACGGGAGCGGGGGACACGGTGATCGGGACCCTGGCCTCGTGCCTCGCCGCGGGCGCTTCGATGCGGGAGGCCGCCGTGCTGGCGAACGTGGCGGCGAGCGTTGTCGTCGGCGAGGTCGGCACCTCCCCGATCACCGCGGAGAAGCTCCTTCGGGCGGTCCGCGCGCGGGCGCTCGATCCGGACGTCGGTAAGCGGTGA
- a CDS encoding DUF4416 family protein, with the protein MSVRSAPGPGRIVVSAIYREPRAFEAAIPRMAKLLGEIRPAGEPLPFDWTDYYAAEMGSPLSRRFLVAVDPVRRDSLPGIKVGLEAIERELSVAGRRTVNLDPGLVTPENFVLATAKNFTHRVYLGEGVFAELTLEYRGGEFRPQPWTYPDYASNEVRALLASVRREMLYGRASEGSRTCG; encoded by the coding sequence GTGAGCGTCCGTTCGGCACCGGGCCCCGGAAGGATCGTCGTATCCGCGATCTATCGCGAGCCGAGGGCCTTCGAAGCGGCGATCCCGAGGATGGCGAAGCTCCTCGGGGAGATCCGGCCCGCGGGCGAACCCCTTCCGTTCGACTGGACCGACTACTACGCGGCCGAGATGGGGTCGCCGCTATCCCGTCGGTTCCTGGTCGCCGTCGACCCGGTCCGGAGGGACTCCCTGCCGGGGATCAAGGTGGGGCTCGAGGCGATCGAGCGAGAGCTGTCGGTGGCGGGCCGGCGGACGGTGAACCTCGACCCGGGGCTGGTGACGCCGGAGAATTTCGTGCTGGCGACGGCGAAGAACTTCACGCACCGGGTGTACCTGGGCGAGGGGGTGTTCGCGGAGCTGACGCTGGAGTATCGCGGCGGGGAGTTTCGCCCGCAGCCGTGGACGTACCCGGACTACGCATCGAACGAGGTCCGCGCGTTGCTTGCGTCGGTCCGGCGGGAGATGCTGTACGGCCGCGCGTCCGAAGGGAGCAGGACATGTGGATGA
- a CDS encoding YicC family protein, with the protein MSMTGFGRGERHGEEVSVSVDVRSVNHRFLDVHTRCPSRFLSWEPRLRGMARDVLRRGKVDLHVNVREWGRLGAALRVNRGLLSAFLDEAARIRKEYGVGSEVTVGDLLAVPDLFQVAPDGDDPAEILWPLAEGAAKDALAMLAGSRAGEGERLKEIVRANVSLLAAMAGEIRSLAEENRSLAAARFRERIAALSGEAGTDPVRVAQEAAILIDRLDITEECDRLGVHLAAAEALFRTPGDAVGKRFDFLVQEIFRELNTAGAKSAHAGVSALVVSAKTELEKVREQIQNVE; encoded by the coding sequence ATGAGCATGACCGGGTTCGGCCGCGGGGAGCGGCATGGAGAGGAGGTCTCCGTCTCCGTGGACGTCCGCTCGGTGAACCACCGGTTCCTCGACGTGCACACCCGGTGTCCTTCCCGCTTTCTGTCCTGGGAGCCTCGACTGCGGGGAATGGCCCGGGACGTCCTGCGCCGGGGGAAGGTGGACCTCCATGTGAACGTGCGGGAGTGGGGGAGGCTCGGCGCCGCGCTTCGCGTGAACCGGGGACTCCTTTCGGCGTTCCTCGACGAGGCGGCCCGGATCCGGAAGGAGTACGGGGTGGGGAGCGAGGTGACCGTCGGCGACCTGCTCGCCGTGCCGGACCTCTTCCAGGTGGCGCCGGACGGGGACGACCCGGCCGAGATCCTCTGGCCGCTTGCGGAGGGCGCCGCGAAAGACGCCCTTGCGATGCTCGCCGGATCGCGCGCCGGGGAGGGGGAACGCCTCAAGGAGATCGTCCGGGCCAACGTTTCCCTCCTCGCCGCGATGGCCGGAGAGATCCGGTCGCTGGCGGAGGAAAACCGGTCCCTTGCCGCCGCCCGCTTCCGGGAACGGATCGCGGCGCTCTCCGGGGAGGCGGGGACCGATCCGGTCCGCGTCGCCCAGGAGGCGGCGATCCTGATCGACCGGCTCGACATCACGGAGGAGTGCGACCGGCTGGGCGTGCACCTGGCCGCCGCGGAAGCCCTCTTCCGGACGCCCGGCGACGCGGTGGGGAAGCGGTTCGACTTCCTCGTGCAGGAGATCTTCCGCGAGCTCAACACGGCCGGCGCCAAATCGGCGCACGCCGGGGTCTCCGCGCTGGTCGTCTCCGCGAAAACCGAGCTCGAGAAGGTCCGCGAGCAGATCCAGAACGTGGAGTGA
- the gmk gene encoding guanylate kinase — protein sequence MERGDIFVISAPSGSGKTTICRAVLDRVDRLSLSISYTTRGRKPGETHGVDYYFVDEQEFDKMVKSKEFLEWAAVYGNRYGTARSTVDAIVSRGDDAVLEIDVQGGRSVKAAVPGAVLIGILPPDRETLRERLYGRGRDSREEMERRLEAARREIAELKGYDYLVVNEELETAVRQVEWIIRARRLRMKRKAAAVDRILSDNG from the coding sequence ATGGAGCGCGGCGACATCTTCGTGATATCGGCCCCTTCGGGGTCCGGAAAGACCACGATCTGCAGGGCCGTCCTGGATCGCGTGGATCGGCTCTCCCTGTCCATCTCCTACACGACGCGCGGGAGAAAGCCCGGGGAGACCCACGGGGTGGATTATTATTTCGTGGATGAGCAGGAATTTGATAAAATGGTGAAATCGAAAGAGTTTCTGGAATGGGCAGCCGTCTACGGGAATCGGTACGGGACCGCCCGTTCCACGGTCGACGCGATCGTCTCCCGCGGGGACGACGCGGTGCTCGAGATCGACGTCCAGGGAGGCCGATCCGTGAAGGCGGCCGTTCCGGGGGCGGTGCTGATCGGCATCCTCCCCCCCGACCGGGAGACGTTGCGGGAGCGGCTCTACGGACGCGGGAGGGACAGCCGGGAAGAGATGGAACGCCGGCTCGAGGCGGCGCGGAGGGAGATCGCCGAGCTGAAGGGGTACGACTACCTGGTGGTGAACGAGGAGCTCGAGACGGCGGTCCGGCAGGTCGAGTGGATCATCCGCGCGCGGCGGCTTCGCATGAAGCGGAAGGCCGCCGCCGTGGACCGGATTCTATCGGATAACGGGTAA
- a CDS encoding DNA-directed RNA polymerase subunit omega, with the protein MARVTVEDCLRQVNSHFQLTVVAARRAKQLYSGAGATIDTTARKEKPTVVALREIAQGKVRVK; encoded by the coding sequence ATGGCTCGCGTAACGGTGGAGGATTGTCTAAGGCAGGTCAACAGCCACTTCCAGCTCACGGTGGTCGCCGCGCGGCGCGCGAAGCAGCTCTATTCGGGCGCGGGCGCCACGATCGACACCACGGCGCGCAAGGAGAAGCCGACCGTCGTCGCGCTTCGCGAGATCGCCCAAGGGAAGGTCCGGGTAAAATAG
- a CDS encoding bifunctional (p)ppGpp synthetase/guanosine-3',5'-bis(diphosphate) 3'-pyrophosphohydrolase produces MLRLMDIVDRVQAARPSANVELIHKAYVFTAKVHHGQVRQSGEPYLIHPLNVAYLLADWNLDEETVATGLLHDTVEDTVATNEEIRDLFGESVAVLVDGVTKISRVDLSDAAAQKAESLRKMILAMGKDLRVILVKLADRLHNLRTLRHLPPEKQASIARETIEIYSPIASRLGMSRIRAELEDRCFEVLHPEQYAVLARQADERKRNREAHVRTVIALLESKCREAGIEASVTGRSKHLAGIFQKMNRQGIDFEHVYDFIGFRIITKTLRECYEALGIVHNLWKPVPGRFKDYIAMPKANLYQSLHTTVFGPNAEMMEIQIRTEEMHALAENGVAAHWKYKEGRRTGDKEDQMFLWLRQILELQQDMKDPREFLNTVKVELFPDEVYVFTPRGDVKELPRGATPIDFAYAIHTEVGNTCVGAKVNGRMVPLRTGLKNGDVVEIVTQPSHKPSRDWLKVAKTSRALNKIRAVLRQEQMEQSLDLGKQIIEKEFRKYSLNPNKVMKGPEFAETLAESRCRTAEDYQMALGYGKVSILPLLRRLVPPEQLQEKTKESRLSTLIRKVVSRKPSSIVVKGMDGIFIRLGNCCHPVPGDPIVGFITRGRGVTIHSKECPKILEIDPARAIEVSWEEGTKAVHPVKLRVVCADKPGLLADISRTITTSDVDIRRASVTTTRDKRAICNFEVSVHDAGHLSSLIKSIGKVRGVHSVERGRG; encoded by the coding sequence TTGCTCCGTCTCATGGACATCGTGGACCGGGTGCAGGCCGCCCGGCCTTCCGCCAACGTGGAGCTCATCCACAAGGCGTACGTTTTCACGGCGAAGGTCCACCACGGGCAGGTTCGCCAGTCCGGCGAGCCGTACCTGATCCACCCCCTGAACGTGGCGTACCTCCTCGCCGACTGGAACCTCGACGAGGAGACCGTCGCCACGGGCCTCCTCCACGACACCGTGGAGGACACCGTCGCCACCAACGAGGAGATCCGGGACCTCTTCGGGGAGTCGGTCGCCGTCCTCGTGGACGGCGTCACCAAGATCAGCCGGGTGGATCTCTCCGACGCCGCCGCCCAGAAGGCGGAGTCGCTGCGGAAGATGATCCTCGCGATGGGGAAGGACCTCCGGGTCATCCTCGTCAAGCTCGCCGACCGTCTCCACAACCTTCGGACCCTGAGACACCTTCCCCCCGAGAAGCAGGCGTCCATCGCCCGCGAGACGATCGAGATCTACTCCCCGATCGCGTCCCGGCTGGGGATGTCCCGGATCCGCGCGGAGCTCGAGGACCGCTGCTTCGAGGTGCTCCACCCCGAGCAGTACGCCGTGCTCGCCCGCCAGGCCGACGAGCGGAAGCGGAACCGCGAGGCGCACGTCCGCACGGTCATCGCGCTCCTCGAATCCAAGTGCCGGGAGGCCGGAATCGAGGCCTCGGTGACCGGCCGTTCGAAGCACCTGGCCGGCATCTTCCAGAAGATGAACCGGCAGGGGATCGACTTCGAGCACGTCTACGACTTCATCGGGTTCCGGATCATCACGAAGACGCTTCGGGAATGTTACGAGGCGCTGGGGATCGTGCACAACCTGTGGAAGCCGGTGCCCGGGCGGTTCAAGGACTACATCGCGATGCCGAAGGCGAACCTGTACCAGTCGCTCCACACGACGGTCTTCGGGCCCAATGCGGAGATGATGGAGATCCAGATCCGGACCGAGGAGATGCACGCGCTCGCCGAAAACGGCGTCGCGGCCCACTGGAAATACAAGGAGGGACGCCGCACCGGCGACAAGGAAGACCAGATGTTCCTCTGGCTGCGCCAGATCCTCGAGCTGCAGCAGGACATGAAGGACCCCCGGGAGTTCCTGAACACCGTCAAGGTGGAGCTGTTTCCGGACGAGGTGTACGTCTTCACCCCGCGCGGAGACGTGAAGGAATTGCCGCGGGGCGCCACGCCGATCGACTTCGCCTACGCCATCCACACCGAGGTCGGGAACACGTGCGTGGGGGCCAAGGTGAACGGGCGGATGGTCCCGCTCCGGACGGGATTGAAGAACGGCGACGTCGTCGAGATCGTCACCCAGCCGTCCCACAAGCCGAGCAGGGACTGGCTCAAAGTCGCCAAGACCAGCCGGGCGCTGAACAAGATCCGCGCGGTGCTCCGGCAGGAGCAGATGGAACAGTCTCTCGACCTCGGGAAGCAGATCATCGAGAAGGAGTTCCGGAAATACTCCCTGAACCCGAACAAGGTGATGAAGGGTCCGGAATTCGCCGAGACGCTCGCGGAGAGCCGGTGCAGGACCGCGGAGGATTACCAGATGGCGCTGGGGTACGGGAAGGTTTCGATCCTTCCGCTTCTTCGCCGGCTGGTGCCCCCGGAGCAGCTCCAGGAGAAGACGAAGGAGTCCCGCCTCTCCACGCTCATCCGGAAGGTGGTGTCGCGGAAACCGAGCTCCATCGTGGTCAAGGGGATGGACGGGATCTTCATCCGGCTCGGCAACTGCTGCCACCCGGTGCCGGGGGACCCGATCGTCGGCTTCATCACCCGCGGCCGGGGCGTGACGATCCATTCGAAGGAGTGCCCGAAGATCCTGGAGATCGATCCGGCCCGGGCGATCGAGGTGTCGTGGGAGGAGGGGACCAAAGCGGTCCACCCGGTGAAGCTCCGGGTGGTGTGCGCGGACAAGCCGGGCCTGCTGGCGGACATTTCCCGCACGATCACCACCAGCGACGTGGACATCCGGCGGGCGTCGGTCACCACCACGCGCGACAAGCGCGCGATCTGCAACTTCGAGGTGTCGGTCCACGACGCCGGCCACCTCTCCTCCCTGATCAAGTCGATCGGAAAGGTCCGGGGGGTCCACTCCGTGGAGAGAGGAAGGGGATGA